Proteins encoded together in one Caldicellulosiruptor saccharolyticus DSM 8903 window:
- a CDS encoding indolepyruvate oxidoreductase subunit beta encodes MNNILIAGVGGQGNIFLSRVICQLYMNRGYSVKTAENIGMSQRGGSVVSFVRIGSDVGPIIPDGLSDMLIGLEMCEALRNVHKLNVHSKIILNNRYIKPKETKIKKEEIVEFFKQNFKHVYYFDAHNIAIELGVPKAENIAMLSLICKSSLLPFSKEEILRALSELLPQKMFGINKFLVEKIYEKY; translated from the coding sequence ATGAATAATATTCTTATAGCTGGAGTAGGTGGTCAAGGAAATATTTTTCTCTCAAGAGTAATTTGTCAGCTTTACATGAACAGAGGCTATAGCGTCAAAACAGCAGAGAACATAGGTATGAGCCAAAGAGGAGGGTCTGTTGTAAGTTTTGTAAGGATAGGTAGTGACGTTGGTCCTATCATCCCAGATGGTTTAAGTGACATGCTAATAGGGCTTGAGATGTGTGAGGCGTTGAGAAATGTGCACAAACTTAATGTTCATTCAAAGATAATCTTGAATAACAGGTATATAAAACCAAAAGAGACAAAGATAAAGAAAGAAGAGATTGTAGAGTTTTTTAAGCAAAATTTTAAGCATGTATATTATTTTGATGCACACAACATAGCAATAGAGCTTGGTGTACCCAAAGCAGAAAATATTGCAATGCTCTCTTTGATTTGCAAAAGTTCTTTATTACCTTTTTCAAAAGAGGAGATTTTGAGAGCCTTGAGTGAGCTGCTACCGCAAAAGATGTTTGGTATAAATAAATTTTTAGTTGAAAAGATTTATGAAAAATATTAA
- a CDS encoding helix-turn-helix domain-containing protein — MNLFRFRLKELREEKNISRSDLAEILGVSTQTIANYENGHREPNFDTLLKIADYFGVTVDYLIGRSEYRTVEEQFSKRTKFERFVVENLPYVISDEKIEKKVATFIEQVLEPLLVNTAIVYFFAHEPERNREFITDLIYHLLSHINLFFEKFRAFLEDRENRFIALDDLYPNDKVEKLFADFIDGQITYEEFKKEDEKIKSKYDYFERVLN, encoded by the coding sequence GTGAATTTATTTAGATTTAGACTTAAAGAGCTTAGAGAAGAAAAGAATATTTCAAGAAGTGATTTGGCAGAAATTTTAGGTGTTTCAACACAAACCATAGCGAATTATGAGAATGGACATAGAGAACCTAATTTTGACACATTACTTAAAATTGCAGACTATTTTGGTGTCACAGTTGATTATCTTATTGGTAGGAGTGAGTATAGGACAGTAGAAGAACAATTTTCCAAGAGAACAAAGTTTGAGAGATTTGTAGTTGAAAATCTACCTTATGTAATTTCGGATGAAAAAATTGAAAAAAAAGTTGCAACATTTATTGAACAGGTATTAGAACCTTTGTTAGTTAATACTGCCATAGTTTACTTCTTTGCTCATGAACCAGAAAGAAATAGAGAATTTATTACTGATTTAATTTATCATTTGTTAAGCCATATAAACTTATTCTTTGAAAAGTTTAGGGCATTTTTAGAAGATAGAGAGAATAGATTCATTGCGTTAGATGATTTGTATCCAAATGATAAAGTTGAGAAATTGTTCGCAGATTTTATTGATGGTCAAATAACTTATGAGGAATTTAAGAAAGAAGATGAAAAAATAAAGAGCAAGTATGATTATTTTGAGAGAGTATTAAATTAG
- a CDS encoding ISNCY-like element ISCsa7 family transposase yields the protein MTNFIKTQKQKFLKILMTIEKVIKALGLKIKSSRRGRPKKFKLSHIIACFVYKVKNKINSFRELEYKINEDEEFKKAIGIEKSPDHTYFSKWAKVIEEEYIEGIARILVREIDPQTKVCAIDSTPLRSSRGDKEAEVGVCVSLGFYNGYKLHVLATVESEVIPIVWWLTCANIHDSKVVELLYEAKIFGPEVILADAGYDCAKWFEVSDRLGMKFVAAVNKRNSKDFSNVKNILRIKNMEFLRSEEGQKLYKQRTKIERLFGKLKGEYNLEQVRLRGFRTYKKHVDWIMITYLIEVYIQKIENCKFSFKYTWNNL from the coding sequence ATGACTAATTTTATTAAAACACAAAAACAAAAATTTTTAAAGATACTTATGACAATTGAGAAAGTAATAAAAGCCTTGGGATTAAAGATAAAAAGTAGCAGGAGAGGAAGACCGAAGAAATTTAAGCTAAGCCATATAATAGCTTGTTTTGTTTACAAAGTCAAAAACAAGATAAACAGTTTCAGGGAATTAGAATACAAGATAAATGAAGATGAAGAATTTAAAAAGGCTATAGGGATAGAAAAGAGCCCCGATCATACATATTTTTCGAAATGGGCAAAAGTAATTGAAGAAGAATATATAGAAGGGATAGCAAGAATTTTAGTGAGAGAAATAGATCCGCAGACAAAAGTTTGTGCTATAGATTCTACACCTTTGAGAAGCTCGAGGGGTGACAAAGAGGCAGAAGTAGGAGTATGTGTTAGTTTAGGTTTTTACAATGGGTATAAATTACATGTGTTAGCAACAGTTGAAAGCGAGGTTATACCTATAGTATGGTGGTTGACATGTGCAAATATCCATGACAGTAAAGTAGTAGAACTTTTGTATGAAGCTAAGATATTTGGACCTGAAGTGATATTGGCAGATGCAGGTTATGATTGTGCGAAATGGTTTGAGGTGTCAGATAGACTTGGGATGAAGTTTGTAGCGGCGGTAAATAAGAGAAATAGTAAGGATTTCAGTAATGTAAAAAATATTTTGAGGATAAAAAATATGGAATTTTTAAGAAGCGAAGAAGGACAAAAGTTATATAAGCAGAGGACAAAAATAGAAAGATTATTTGGTAAGTTAAAAGGAGAATACAATTTAGAACAAGTAAGGTTAAGAGGTTTTAGAACATATAAGAAGCATGTAGACTGGATTATGATTACTTATTTGATAGAGGTCTATATTCAAAAAATTGAAAACTGTAAATTTTCTTTTAAATACACGTGGAATAATTTATAG
- a CDS encoding helix-turn-helix domain-containing protein, with translation MENKVYEYVKNNTAVTPKEIAKNTGLKEGSIISALHRLVEKGLVIKISGYYSLSVNSNSKNNNTATVATSATPATLATVATDDKSLQDVADNLQRSKKIRIRKALRVIKQPSLQMLQALQKQKLI, from the coding sequence TTGGAAAATAAAGTTTATGAGTATGTTAAAAACAACACTGCTGTAACCCCTAAAGAAATTGCTAAAAACACAGGATTAAAAGAAGGAAGTATAATAAGTGCTTTACATCGATTAGTGGAAAAGGGATTAGTGATAAAAATATCGGGGTATTACTCACTGTCTGTTAATAGTAACTCTAAAAATAATAATACTGCAACAGTTGCAACATCTGCAACACCTGCAACACTTGCAACAGTTGCAACAGATGATAAATCGTTGCAAGACGTTGCAGATAATTTGCAACGGTCTAAAAAAATAAGAATTCGCAAGGCTTTGAGAGTAATAAAACAACCATCGTTGCAAATGTTGCAAGCGTTGCAAAAACAGAAGTTAATATAG
- a CDS encoding type II toxin-antitoxin system HicB family antitoxin: MKDKYIFPAIFEPAEKEGYVVTFPDLPGCITEGKNLEEALYMAKEALELHIFGLEEDGEEIPEPTPPEKLNVSKGAFVVPIIAYMPPVREEMANKSVNKTVTLPRWLSRAAEEAHINFSQVLQQALKEKLGIKERKNA; encoded by the coding sequence ATGAAAGATAAGTATATTTTCCCAGCTATATTTGAACCGGCAGAAAAAGAAGGTTATGTTGTTACATTTCCAGACTTACCCGGTTGTATAACAGAAGGTAAAAATCTTGAAGAAGCTTTATACATGGCAAAAGAAGCTTTGGAGCTACATATCTTTGGCTTAGAAGAAGATGGAGAAGAAATTCCTGAACCTACACCACCAGAAAAATTGAATGTTTCAAAAGGTGCTTTTGTAGTTCCAATCATCGCTTATATGCCACCTGTTAGGGAAGAGATGGCTAACAAAAGCGTAAATAAAACGGTGACACTGCCAAGATGGTTAAGCAGGGCAGCTGAAGAGGCACATATTAATTTTTCGCAGGTTTTGCAACAAGCTTTGAAAGAAAAACTTGGAATTAAAGAGCGAAAAAATGCATGA
- a CDS encoding DUF421 domain-containing protein, producing the protein MIITVFTRTLILYVLVVLVMRLMGKRQMGELQPFELVITIMISELAAVPMQNTGVPLLNGIVPILTLLFLQTLITFGTLKSDLMKKLVCGSPTILIAKGRVLEDALRKTRYSLNDLMEQLRIKGYFNIHDIEYAILETDGDISVIPKSQKRPVTPADLGIKTKYEGLPISVIVDGKVKKDILKYANISEQEVLVELKKRGINTPEEVFFACIDPEGNWFVQKKEG; encoded by the coding sequence TTGATTATCACAGTCTTTACAAGAACACTTATCTTATATGTATTGGTTGTATTAGTTATGAGACTAATGGGAAAAAGGCAGATGGGCGAGCTTCAACCATTTGAACTTGTAATTACAATAATGATTTCTGAACTTGCTGCTGTGCCCATGCAAAATACAGGTGTTCCACTTCTCAACGGAATTGTTCCTATTCTGACATTACTATTTTTACAAACCCTGATTACCTTTGGTACATTGAAATCTGACCTGATGAAAAAATTAGTGTGCGGGAGTCCTACAATATTGATTGCTAAAGGAAGAGTATTGGAAGATGCTCTTAGAAAAACACGATATAGCTTAAACGATTTGATGGAGCAGCTGAGAATTAAAGGATATTTCAATATTCATGATATTGAATACGCTATATTAGAGACAGATGGAGACATATCAGTGATTCCAAAGTCACAAAAAAGGCCTGTAACGCCTGCAGATTTGGGTATTAAGACAAAATACGAAGGCCTTCCTATAAGTGTAATTGTGGACGGCAAGGTTAAAAAGGATATCTTAAAATATGCAAACATCAGTGAACAAGAGGTTTTGGTAGAACTTAAAAAAAGAGGTATTAATACCCCCGAGGAGGTATTTTTTGCTTGTATCGATCCAGAAGGCAATTGGTTTGTTCAAAAAAAGGAGGGTTAA
- a CDS encoding DUF4363 family protein, with protein MKVWYIVVGFIVLIITLTIISTNIIIGATHHIEDNLTKAYDYIKINNYTLAKSSFCDTIKEWEGYKKKWAMLIEHQEIDNIDEQIARVKELLEEGNKDLLLCELGTLKFYINHVKDMALLKIENIF; from the coding sequence ATGAAGGTGTGGTATATTGTAGTTGGATTTATAGTTTTGATCATTACTTTAACTATTATCTCTACTAATATAATAATAGGTGCCACACACCACATTGAAGATAATTTAACAAAAGCATACGATTATATAAAAATTAACAACTATACACTTGCAAAATCAAGCTTTTGTGATACTATTAAAGAATGGGAAGGGTATAAGAAAAAGTGGGCAATGTTGATAGAGCATCAGGAAATAGATAATATAGATGAGCAGATAGCAAGGGTAAAAGAGCTACTTGAAGAGGGTAATAAAGATTTACTTTTGTGTGAGCTTGGTACTTTGAAATTTTATATAAATCACGTAAAAGATATGGCTTTACTCAAGATTGAAAATATTTTTTAA
- the istB gene encoding IS21-like element ISCsa9 family helper ATPase IstB: MNDLLLGKLKDLKLSGIIKSFDLRVEEAIKNNFSYQEFFEILINDEVSNRRINSNQKRISKAKFPWHKTLEEYNFNYQPSINKRFIYNLATCEFVRKRENVAFIGPPGTGKTHLAIAIGLKAVALGYRVLFTTANEMLEELYISRADNSYQQKLKNYVNVDLLIIDELGLRKFNQSSVDDFYEIISKRYERGSIIITTNKVFEEWPRIFYDPVLATAILDRFVHHCHFVVIKGESYRMKQREGAIKALTYDSKNDSNQLNNDN, encoded by the coding sequence ATGAATGATCTTTTGTTGGGGAAGTTAAAGGATTTGAAATTATCCGGGATAATAAAAAGTTTTGATTTAAGAGTAGAGGAAGCTATTAAGAATAACTTTTCATATCAAGAGTTTTTTGAGATATTGATAAATGATGAAGTGAGTAACAGGAGAATAAACAGTAATCAAAAGAGGATAAGCAAAGCGAAGTTTCCATGGCACAAGACGTTAGAAGAATACAATTTTAATTATCAGCCTTCAATTAATAAAAGGTTTATATACAATTTGGCGACCTGTGAATTTGTCCGAAAAAGGGAGAATGTGGCCTTCATAGGACCACCAGGGACAGGGAAGACACATCTTGCAATAGCGATAGGACTTAAAGCTGTAGCACTTGGATATAGAGTTTTGTTTACCACAGCAAATGAGATGTTAGAAGAGTTGTATATTTCAAGAGCGGATAATTCGTATCAACAAAAGCTAAAAAACTATGTTAATGTGGATTTGTTAATAATAGATGAGCTGGGCTTAAGGAAATTTAATCAAAGCAGTGTAGATGATTTTTATGAGATAATATCAAAGAGGTATGAGAGAGGATCGATAATAATAACCACAAACAAAGTATTTGAAGAGTGGCCGAGGATATTTTATGATCCAGTTTTAGCGACAGCGATTTTAGATAGATTTGTACATCACTGTCATTTTGTAGTTATCAAAGGTGAAAGTTATAGGATGAAGCAAAGGGAGGGTGCTATAAAAGCTTTAACATATGATTCCAAGAATGACTCAAATCAGTTAAATAATGATAATTAA
- a CDS encoding AAA family ATPase, which produces MVKPLCFYKIIADLVSGRPCFGRATKTAKVLWLTYENSYTAIEQGLLSHNCTNLDSILTIDLTGQKEMLNVETLVKVAKENNCGLIILEPMTALSELAKLGQFNKLSYESIYAILIPIMQVMKKEELCLICVRHSSKGKGTLNDINDIIDAPMGSTAFAAAADALIGFGLPPNADKKYTA; this is translated from the coding sequence ATGGTAAAACCACTGTGCTTTTATAAAATTATTGCTGATTTAGTGTCAGGTAGACCTTGTTTTGGACGTGCAACAAAAACCGCTAAAGTTTTATGGTTGACCTATGAAAACTCTTATACAGCAATTGAACAAGGTCTTTTAAGTCATAATTGTACAAATCTTGACAGTATATTAACAATTGACTTAACAGGACAGAAAGAAATGTTAAATGTTGAAACACTTGTAAAGGTAGCAAAAGAAAATAACTGTGGCTTAATTATCTTAGAACCAATGACAGCATTAAGTGAATTAGCTAAACTTGGACAGTTTAATAAACTCTCTTACGAATCCATATACGCTATTTTAATACCAATAATGCAAGTCATGAAAAAAGAAGAACTATGTCTCATCTGTGTAAGGCATAGCAGCAAAGGGAAGGGAACATTAAATGACATAAACGATATTATAGATGCACCGATGGGGTCAACTGCTTTTGCAGCAGCTGCAGATGCATTAATTGGTTTTGGATTACCACCAAATGCAGATAAAAAGTACACAGCGTAG
- a CDS encoding phenylacetate--CoA ligase family protein → MDRVEMREVKEELFLQQIKNAYENSPFYRRKYQELGIDVDDIKHLADIKKLPFTTKEELREAYPLGLASTDERKIVRIHSSSGTTGVPVIIPYTQKDIDDWKEMMKRCYQFAGVTELDRVQITPAYGLWTAGIGFQLGAEYLGAMVIPMGPGNTEKQLQMMMDLKSTVLVATSSYGLLLAEEVIKKGLKDKIHLRVGIFGSERWGEKQRRIIEEYLGIETFDIYGLTEIYGPGIAIDCKYHDGLHYFDDYLYFEVIDPQTGQDVPDGEFGELVITTLQKEGAPLIRYRTRDITRKLPGMCQCGSTYPRIDRIVGRTDDMVKVKGVNIFPAQIDTFLKDIKGVGSEYQVVIERIGFRDKLTLKVEVEDEFCTSSMKDLISNEFKNKIGVSAEIILCRIGELPRSEKKTKRIFDLRG, encoded by the coding sequence ATGGATAGAGTTGAGATGAGAGAGGTGAAAGAGGAGCTTTTTTTGCAGCAAATTAAAAATGCCTATGAGAATAGCCCTTTTTATAGAAGAAAATACCAAGAGTTAGGGATTGATGTAGATGATATTAAACACTTGGCAGATATAAAAAAACTTCCATTTACAACCAAAGAGGAACTCCGAGAAGCTTATCCTCTCGGACTTGCGTCAACTGATGAGAGGAAAATAGTAAGAATTCACTCTTCCTCAGGTACAACAGGAGTTCCAGTGATAATTCCATACACACAAAAGGATATAGATGACTGGAAAGAGATGATGAAAAGATGTTATCAATTTGCTGGTGTGACTGAGCTTGACAGGGTGCAGATAACACCAGCTTATGGGCTTTGGACAGCCGGAATAGGATTTCAGCTTGGTGCTGAGTACTTAGGTGCAATGGTAATTCCAATGGGTCCAGGTAATACAGAAAAACAGCTTCAAATGATGATGGATTTGAAATCCACAGTACTTGTTGCAACCTCGTCATATGGTCTTTTGCTTGCAGAAGAAGTAATAAAAAAAGGACTTAAAGACAAAATTCACCTAAGAGTTGGAATATTTGGGTCTGAAAGATGGGGAGAAAAACAGAGAAGGATAATTGAGGAGTATTTAGGAATAGAGACATTTGATATATATGGTCTGACAGAGATTTATGGTCCTGGTATTGCAATTGATTGTAAGTACCATGATGGACTTCACTATTTTGATGACTATCTTTATTTTGAGGTAATCGACCCGCAAACAGGACAAGATGTTCCAGATGGTGAGTTTGGCGAGCTTGTCATAACAACCCTGCAAAAAGAAGGTGCACCTCTTATTAGGTACAGGACAAGAGATATTACAAGAAAACTTCCAGGAATGTGCCAATGTGGGTCTACATATCCGAGAATTGATAGAATAGTTGGCAGAACTGACGATATGGTTAAAGTAAAAGGCGTTAATATTTTTCCTGCTCAGATAGATACGTTTTTAAAAGATATAAAGGGTGTTGGCAGCGAGTATCAAGTTGTTATTGAAAGAATAGGTTTTCGAGATAAATTGACCCTGAAAGTTGAAGTTGAAGATGAATTTTGTACAAGTTCAATGAAGGACTTAATTTCTAATGAATTTAAGAATAAAATAGGAGTGTCTGCTGAGATAATATTATGTAGAATTGGTGAACTTCCACGAAGTGAAAAGAAAACAAAGCGTATATTTGATTTGCGAGGATGA
- a CDS encoding type II toxin-antitoxin system HicA family toxin, translated as MKAYSSREIIKILTADGWYLEAVRGDHYQFKHPSKKGKVTVPHLKKNLPKRTIKSILSQAGIKIEDIEE; from the coding sequence ATGAAAGCTTATTCTTCACGAGAGATTATAAAAATACTAACAGCTGACGGATGGTATTTAGAAGCGGTTAGAGGTGACCACTACCAATTTAAACATCCAAGCAAAAAAGGTAAAGTTACAGTACCTCACCTTAAGAAGAATTTGCCTAAAAGAACAATTAAAAGCATTTTAAGCCAAGCTGGGATTAAAATAGAAGATATTGAGGAGTGA
- the istA gene encoding IS21-like element ISCsa9 family transposase, producing the protein MHTTIYTLFKRGYNKSQIARLLDVDRKTVRKVIHDIEQKGEVERKSKGSVLDNYREFIEVKVNKGLSAKKIHQDLKAEFGFEGSYSNVRRYVQKVKQKIANSKVYMVLTTLPAEEAQVDFGYIGKIKVDGKFKKAWVFTMVLSYSRYMYAEIVFEQTVETFIQCHKNAFKYFGGVVEVVKIDNLKAGVLNVDFYEAQIQKDYASFASHYGFLPQPCRVYTPTDKGKVESAIKYVKQNCFSGEEFKDIDEAREYLKNWLDNVANVRVHGTTKKVPKEVFISEEKEKLIALPVEEYYISRSSIHKVATNCHLIYKGNYYSVPYEYAGGEVEVVEIGSFLRVFFEGKEIALHQIVKNNEKGKYVTNKEHYPSSKNITIEDIMSRQREQMAEIGEWALKFFEEFTEQEGFKKYDYRSISGIIALKERYGSKMVDNACKRALKFRGLSYKLVKNICEKGISDLPEYEDESYINEERTELYRDIREYDKLLEIGELQR; encoded by the coding sequence ATGCACACAACAATCTACACACTTTTCAAACGGGGATACAACAAAAGTCAAATAGCAAGATTGTTAGACGTGGATAGAAAAACTGTTAGAAAAGTAATCCATGACATTGAACAGAAAGGAGAAGTCGAGAGAAAATCAAAAGGTTCTGTATTAGATAATTACAGGGAGTTCATTGAGGTAAAGGTTAATAAAGGACTTTCAGCAAAGAAAATACATCAAGACTTGAAAGCGGAATTTGGTTTTGAAGGAAGCTACTCGAATGTAAGAAGATATGTCCAAAAGGTAAAACAAAAGATAGCAAATTCAAAGGTGTACATGGTTTTAACAACACTGCCTGCAGAAGAAGCTCAAGTTGATTTTGGATATATAGGCAAGATAAAAGTTGATGGCAAATTCAAAAAAGCATGGGTATTTACAATGGTTTTAAGTTATTCAAGATATATGTATGCAGAGATAGTATTTGAGCAGACAGTTGAAACATTTATACAGTGTCATAAGAACGCATTTAAGTATTTTGGTGGGGTAGTAGAAGTTGTAAAGATAGACAACTTAAAAGCAGGTGTATTGAATGTTGATTTTTATGAGGCGCAAATACAAAAAGATTATGCAAGTTTTGCAAGCCACTATGGATTTTTACCTCAGCCATGTAGGGTATACACACCGACTGATAAAGGCAAAGTAGAATCAGCAATTAAGTATGTTAAGCAAAATTGTTTTTCTGGGGAAGAATTTAAGGATATTGATGAGGCGAGGGAGTATTTAAAAAACTGGCTTGACAATGTAGCAAATGTGAGAGTACATGGCACAACCAAGAAAGTTCCCAAAGAAGTTTTCATCTCAGAAGAGAAAGAGAAGTTAATAGCTCTTCCTGTTGAGGAATATTACATATCAAGAAGTTCAATTCATAAAGTAGCTACTAACTGTCATCTCATATACAAAGGGAACTATTATTCAGTGCCATATGAGTATGCAGGAGGTGAAGTAGAGGTAGTTGAGATTGGCAGTTTTTTGAGGGTGTTCTTTGAGGGTAAAGAAATAGCCCTTCATCAGATTGTCAAAAACAATGAGAAGGGCAAATACGTAACCAACAAAGAACACTATCCCTCGTCTAAGAATATAACAATTGAGGATATAATGTCAAGACAGAGGGAGCAAATGGCAGAAATTGGGGAGTGGGCGTTGAAGTTTTTTGAAGAATTTACCGAGCAAGAAGGATTTAAGAAGTATGACTACAGAAGCATAAGTGGGATAATAGCATTAAAAGAAAGATATGGATCAAAGATGGTAGACAATGCGTGTAAGAGGGCTTTAAAATTCAGAGGATTGAGTTACAAGCTTGTGAAGAATATATGTGAAAAAGGGATAAGCGATTTACCTGAGTATGAAGATGAGAGCTATATTAATGAGGAAAGAACAGAGCTTTACAGGGATATCAGGGAATATGACAAATTGCTTGAGATAGGAGAATTGCAAAGATGA
- a CDS encoding type II toxin-antitoxin system HicB family antitoxin, producing MKKERYVFPAIFTFDDDGITIEFPDLPGCISCADTLDEAVKNAKEVLGLYLWSMEKDNEQIPEPTPVNNLKLEQNQIPMLIEVWMPLVRHEMDNKAVKKTLTIPQWLNMLAEKHNINFSQVLQEALKDKLGIKDYKHN from the coding sequence ATGAAAAAAGAAAGATATGTTTTCCCTGCCATTTTTACTTTCGATGATGACGGCATAACAATTGAATTTCCAGACCTGCCCGGCTGTATTTCATGTGCTGATACTTTGGATGAAGCAGTAAAAAATGCAAAAGAAGTATTAGGGCTGTATCTTTGGAGCATGGAAAAAGACAATGAACAAATACCAGAGCCAACGCCTGTAAACAACTTAAAACTTGAACAAAATCAAATACCAATGTTGATTGAAGTATGGATGCCTCTTGTACGACATGAGATGGACAACAAGGCAGTAAAAAAGACTTTGACAATTCCCCAGTGGTTGAATATGTTAGCTGAAAAACATAACATAAACTTTTCGCAAGTACTCCAAGAGGCACTAAAAGACAAATTAGGAATAAAAGACTACAAACACAATTAA
- a CDS encoding CoA-binding protein, with the protein MEQVIENALKLKNWAVVGATPRKEKYGYLVFKRLMERGYNVFAVNPFYNEIEGHKVYKSLEEVSDNIECVSMIVSPDKGEKYVKEAAALGVKYIWFQPGAESIKLIDMCKELSLIPIYNACILVALNSLKK; encoded by the coding sequence ATGGAACAGGTAATTGAGAATGCACTAAAACTTAAAAATTGGGCGGTTGTTGGTGCAACCCCAAGGAAGGAAAAATATGGCTACTTGGTGTTCAAAAGATTGATGGAAAGAGGTTACAATGTGTTTGCCGTAAACCCATTTTATAACGAGATTGAAGGTCACAAGGTTTATAAAAGTCTGGAAGAAGTATCTGACAATATTGAGTGTGTGAGTATGATTGTCTCACCAGACAAAGGCGAGAAATACGTAAAAGAAGCAGCAGCCTTAGGAGTTAAATATATCTGGTTTCAGCCAGGCGCAGAAAGTATTAAGCTTATTGATATGTGCAAAGAACTCAGTCTAATTCCCATTTACAATGCCTGCATTTTAGTGGCTTTAAATTCCTTAAAAAAATAA
- a CDS encoding DnaB-like helicase N-terminal domain-containing protein yields MGKIVNQEAVEVVIGAMLFSKEAISEVTGILTKEDFATPQLREVFAAVLELFEEDKPVDIITVAERLRERGTFEEVGGNEYLTNLAINTPTTANVMYYAKIVKEKSLLRQIASKNKELTAVIEMGDLEAAKLIAEEITVLTEKKIGYNTIKALIISEAAEKDKQQGAHLWLVENFIPQKGLVIFSGRPKHGKTTVLL; encoded by the coding sequence ATGGGGAAAATAGTAAATCAAGAGGCAGTAGAAGTAGTCATTGGTGCTATGTTGTTTAGCAAAGAAGCAATATCAGAGGTTACAGGAATTTTAACAAAAGAAGATTTTGCAACTCCACAGCTAAGAGAAGTTTTTGCTGCCGTATTAGAACTTTTTGAAGAAGACAAGCCGGTAGATATCATAACTGTAGCTGAAAGACTGAGAGAAAGAGGAACATTTGAAGAAGTTGGTGGAAATGAGTATCTGACAAACCTAGCGATAAATACTCCGACGACAGCAAATGTTATGTATTATGCAAAGATAGTTAAAGAAAAATCATTGTTAAGACAGATAGCTTCAAAGAACAAAGAGTTAACAGCAGTAATAGAAATGGGAGATTTAGAAGCAGCTAAGCTTATTGCGGAAGAAATTACAGTTTTAACCGAAAAGAAAATTGGATATAACACTATAAAAGCTTTAATCATTTCAGAAGCTGCAGAAAAAGACAAACAACAAGGCGCACATCTTTGGTTGGTTGAAAATTTTATACCCCAAAAAGGACTTGTAATTTTTTCGGGAAGACCAAAACATGGTAAAACCACTGTGCTTTTATAA